The sequence TATGGAGTTAATTTAAGAAAGTATAATGACTTTTCAATCTTATGGTCTGCTAGGCTAAAGATATGTAGAATGTCCAAAATAAGTTAGAATCTTATTCTTTCTGAGAAATGTAGGTTGCAGAAACAAAAGGATGGAAAATCTGAATTTCGAAGAACAGTGGAAAAATTCTTACAAAACTCAGTGGCCTCCCTGTTGTCGGTTTTGTAAGAATTTCAAAAGTAAATTATTTAGCGGAtcagcaaaagaaaaagaagtagaatGTGAATGCGCAAATGACTGGCAACAAATGTACTGGGAAGCACAGTTGCAAAGGTACGAACATCAAATGATCTACTTCTTAGGGCTAACAACTATTTTACATGGTTTCAATTAACCTGTAATGTGATGAttccattttgagtttttggaatgTTATCCCTGCTATAAGAACTTTGCTTCATTATTTGTTTTTCCTATTCATATATCAGTGTGTCTAGCTGTTCCTGAttatttgtggttattttttgattCCTTAGTGTTGCATGTTGATATTGCCATGTAACTCTAtggttccctcatgtttaagatattcttacgttcaagctatgaacttgacatgttttgatgaaaacctatgtcctatttcaagcgaattacatgtgaattctccaatttatgattttagttatgtaatcatgcaactctctcatgtttaagatattcccatgtttaaattcatgatccccatgtgtttggaGAATTgccccatgttaaagtattaatcccTACGTGATTGATAGAATGCCCGTGTGTGTTGAATAGAGTAATAATGAcatgttaccatgtgttctcattcatctacaagtccataacctccaaaagtttgataaaatgtctcagtGAATAATTATGCTGgagattttaattttgattaataGATAGAATTTGAAAAACACTATTGTTTTCACATATTTACTTAGtacttttactttaaaaaaagcTTTTTACTTACTTTTTAGGATTTCTAGATAGATGAACcaaatataattgaaataactcAATTTGAAATTGATTATTCTTTTTCAGTTCAATAGATAGAATCTGGAAAACATTATTGTCTCCACATATTTActttctacttttattttaaaataaactattCACTTACTTTTTGCCTTACAACTATTTTATTTTCACATGTGTCATGTCTACTTTCTTTTTACCTGAAATCTGAATTTTGAGGAAGAGTGGGAAAAACCTTATGAAACTCAATGGCCTCTCCGTTGCCAGGTTTGTAAGAATTTCTAGAGTAATTTTTGAACATTAAGGAATTTGGGATTTTAACTTTGATTACAAACTTTGCGGACTTTTAGATGGATGGaccaaataattgaaataatccaATTTTACATTGGATTCCTCTTTTTTCAGTTTAataaatagaatttgaaaaacaCTATTGTTTCCACATATTTACTttatacttttactttttttttttaaaaagcgtTTTACTTACATTTTAGGATTTCTAGTTACACATCGACATTGTTCAacaaacttaaaaattaaatctCTTTTTCCATAGAATGACTCCCAATTAATACAACATGCTGAAATGGAGTTAAGAGCTTAAACGGTCactcaactttgaacttttatcccaaaaagtcacttaactttacatattttactcagaaagtcaaccaactcattttattatttttctaaataacTTTTGCTTATGTggagtttagttttgtttcttgattatttcttctaatttgtgtgagccttgtatttcctgctgctgctttgttactaccattgtttatattttcttatattttcttatagtagTGGCTATGGGCAttgatggttggatagggtcatgttTGCGGGGGTTGGGGCGGGCGGTTGTTGTGGGGGCGGGGGAAGAGGAAAGGGCGGGGGTGGGAGGaaggccaaggtttggcctcaAGGGCGGTAGAGGAAGACGTGTTGATAGAgttggtaggctgagggttgggtcttggaatatagggactcttcagggtaagtccatagagcttgtgaagattcttagaaagaggaggattaatattgcgtgtgttcaagagaccaagtgggtagggtctaaggctagggatgtggatggttacaagatttggtactctgggagcgagaggcgtaggaatggagttggcatcttaatagatgaagagcttagaggtcaggtagtagaggtcaagaggatcagcgataggttgatgactattaagttggttattgggggggtttaccctgaacgtgtgtagtgcttatgcgccgcaagtaggcttggatggggaggagaagatACGGTTTTGGGAGgatttggatgaggtggtgagaggcatGCCTAGCTCAGAGAAGATTGTCGTAgaaggagatttcaatgggcacatcggggcgttatcgggaggctttggtgatttgcatggtggttttggttttggggaaataAATGAAtagggggctactctattggattttgcgagATCCTTTgagctggtggtggtgaactcggtcttcccgaagaaggacgatcacctgatcaccttccaAAGTGCGATAGCCTAGACCTAGATTGACTTTttattgcttaggaaaggggatagggtgttgtgtaaggactgtaaggtcatcctgAGTGAGAATTTtttgacccagcataggctcttggttatggatttgggtataaagaaggataggagGAAAAAgggtgaggagtgtagacctagaattaagtgggacGGCTTGACatcagtgaatgcgtgggagataggggagaagttagCGGAAATGGgagtgtgggagtgtaggggggacatggatagtatgtgggataggatgactaggtgcatcagggagaatgctagtgaggtgttgggtgtttctaggggccgtgCCGGGCATCATCGGAGGGATtgatggtggaatgaagaggttaataagaaagtggagaccaagaacggagcgtatgctaagttggttgagagtaaggacgaagaagagaagcggataaacaggaaagagtacaaatTAGCtgggaaggaggctaagttagcagttacggtgGCTAAGACGACAGTATttaagagcttgtatgcggggttacaggagaaaggaggggaaaaaagttgtttagacttgctaaggctagggagaggaagggtcgtgacttCGATCAGGTGAAGTGAATTAAGGGGAAGGacggtacagtgttggtggaggacggccacattaagaatagatagcagtcgtattttcataggctcttgaatgacgaagggtatagagctattgtgttaggggagctggagcattCAAAGGAGTGTcaggattttagttattgtagacgttttaaggtagatgatgttagagaggctgttcgcaggatgcgaaggggtagggtgacggggcctgatgagatacctgtggatttttgaaagttttctggcgaggctggtttaaggtggttgactggattattTAACGAAATTTTCAAGAGGCAAAAATGttcgaggcttggaggtggagtactatgatccctctttataagaacaagggtgacattcagagttgcaataactataggggtattaagttattgagtcactctatgaagatttgggagagagtggccGAGGTGAGGCTAAGACgtatagtgtctatttcggagaaccagtttagattatgcctggccgctcgacgacggaggcaattcacctggtacggaggctggttgaacagtatagggaaaggaagaaggacctgcacatggtgtttatcgacttggagaaggcatacgacaaagtccccagggaggtgctttggagatgcttggaggtgagtggagtcccggtggcatatatcagagcaattaaggacatgtatgatggagctaaaactcaggtgaggacggcgggaggagactcagagcatttcattgtcttgacaggattgcatcagggatccactcttagtccctttttgtttgctttggtgatggatgtgttgacacggcgtattcaaggagatgtgccttggtgtatgctttttgcggatgatgtagttttgattgatgagacgcggggggaggggggtgtgaatgataaattagaggtatggagataaactcttgagtctaaagggttcaggttgagtaggagcaagacagagtatttggaatgcaagtttaatgacgtgaggctggagaatgaggtggtagtgaagttgaaATCACAgatggtatgtaagagggatagtttcaagtatctcggggctgtgattcagggtaacggtgagattgatgaggatgtctcgcaccgtattggggcgggatggatgaagtggaagctggcttcgggggtgttgtgtgataaaaaggtgccacccaagcttaaaggcaaattctacagggtggcagtccgtctgatcatgttgtatggagcgaagtgttggccagttaaaaactcccacattcaaaaaatgaagatggcggaaatgcggatgttgcgttggatgtgtgggctgactaggggggatagagttcggaatgagactattagggagaaggttggtgtgactccagtggagaataagatgcgggaagtccgattgagatggttcggacacgtaatgaggaggggcatggatgccccggttcgtaggtgtgagaggttagctttggatggttttaggctgggtaggggtaggccaaagaagtactgaggagaggtgattaggcgggacatagagcagttacaactcactgaggacatgaccctagataggaagatctgaaagacgcgaattagggcagaaggctagggtcagtttgggtcgctagtgtagggaattacttggtgggggtattattcttgttataatACCTTGTTTCatactttattacgaatctgtttacttttctctgtttactattacttgtgggtgtcgtatttatgttatgccatcttgttccatgctttactatgaatttgtttagtatttcgtgtctcgagccgggggtctatcggaaacaacctttctacttctttagaggtagagatatggattgcgtacatcttaccctccccagacctcactatgtgggaatacactgaatttattgttgttgtataaaatatccATTTAATGAGCTTTTACcctttctttcattcttgtttttttatttgataCCTACGTTTCAATTTTGAAAAGTCAACCGCAATACAGTCTCCAGCACATGTTCAttgaatttcttttaaaaaattacgTAATCTACATATTAGTAGCACtagaattaaaaaagaaataatacagTTATAGTACTAGTATTTCCATGGGCTGATTTAAGGACTTGCCACTTTCAGTtagattttgtatttattttcaaaagttatataaatataattgttGAAACTAACAAAACATTTGAATGTCATCTAACGTCTGTTAGATTTTGGATTATggtttatctttttttaaaaaaacttcaaGTTTGCTTAGAAAATCTCTAAAcctaatttaaaattaaaaattcataagttATAATAgcagaaataataaaaagaaagttacttattatataattatgccaaaaAAAAAGATAACGGGCGAACATTTCCCATTAAATACGAACTTGttattataatcataaaataatataccACCAATCGTGCTAAGGCCTTTCATTCCGCATGACTCTAAGCTCTCTTCCACTATATATAACTCAAGTCACATACGTGAGTTGTGTTTTATTGTCATGAACTATCTCAATATTTTTTCCATGTTTAGCAGAATACCAGCAAAAGAGTATAGTTAGGAAGAATATATTTTTAAGAAGTGATCATAAATCGTGAGTACGAAGAGTAAAACGATGATACAAAAGAAAGGCTACGGCTCTTTTCGAAACAGTGTGACAATTAAAACATAATAAACAACAGACTATGATAGTATTACAAGCAGGAATCATAATACTATGGCTAGTCAACGACGAACACCAACAAATCTAAACCTTAGAGACGGAAGACAATACTCCTACACGATTGATCTTTTACCCTCGAGATGCAAGacaaaatttgatgttgaaaTTTAGTATAGATTTCATAAATAAATGTTGATttcaaatcataacttgaaacTGGGGTCTCAACACCTATGGACAAGTACATATTAAAAATAGGATTGAAATTCGTGAATTTATAGGGCTAGAAGTTGAATACGTACATTGTGTGCGTATTTATATCAGTgggtataatttatttttaaaatagtccTTTTAGCTATAGATACAGAGAGCATAaaacatttattatttattaaaagaggatttaataaataaatttatagtcGATTTTAAAAgtctaaatattagaaaaattaacatAGAAGTGTACTATTATTTACATACatagttgaaataaaaaaaaatatcttgatAGGATAAATTCCTAATATTAAGACATCTGACATAGCTCAACtaaaaaccatacaataataaaaaatgaagttgattttataatcttaaatattaagactataattaaattataaatttctcTAATATGTCTTTCTTTTGGAGGGTAAAAAAGTTGTGAGTATATGGTGTTAGAAATTTCTACTTCTATAATAATCATACAAGATAATACCCCTTTCTTTAAATGTAGGCATCAAATGAAAGAAAGGGTAAAAAGGtcattaaatgaatattttatatttttcaaaattttgttattaaaaaaaaatttatataaacaaaaattagttaaaaaataataaaatgagttgggtgactttctgagtaaaacatctaaAGTTGAGTGAATTTTTGAGTAAAGTTCAAAGttaagtaactttctaagattaaaaattaaagttgagtGACCGTTTAAGTTATTAACTCTGCTGAAATGAGACAGAATCAGAATATGTTCAGAATTCGAGTGAAAAAAGTAATTTACCGCACTGATCATACAATCTCTGAAAAAGTCAACATTTTATCCTGTACTGAAAAAGCAAACATCATGCCCTCTCTTTCTGCACCATCCACATTCCATATCAAAGAAGGAAgcaagaagcaaaaaaaaaagatttcactTCTTCTGTTGAACAGGCCGAACAACAAAGTGAATGCCAGAATATGCTCAAGATGAAACAAAAAATGAAGTCATCGACtccaatgaaaacaaaaaaaaatgttgCCAACACATTGCtttcatattatttctttcaatAGTTATAATATAGCTTCAATATAATTTATACTATACTATTTTCTCACTACTTATATTacactctctttcattcttgttaaATATATTTGTAGGTTGGTGAACCACATATTATAAAACATAATTGTATTACCTGCAAACATATCTTCGTCCGTGCACAGAACGTGCTCGGACTCACTAGTTTTTATATACGTGCAAATGTGCAACTTTATGGATTTCCATGATATAATTGTGATCGTATGAGGCCATAAGTACATTCTTGAATGTTGGGTCAATTATTATACAAGACTATTTCGATTAAATTGGACAACTCAAAATCTTAATAGCTCAATTTAATTGGATTAACTAATGATTGTTTCTTTCTTATACCGTGCTTAACTATTATTTGTTAAACTAGTTTTCCCAATGACTGAAGCACCACCAGATTCCTCTATTGCcatagataataaataaatggactCTATAAAGACCGTACGGGTATATTGTTGCTCCAACATTGTTGCCATTGCAGTGGTCTAAACTCTAAGTCCACTTTACTTCTTCATCCCATGGTCTGAGCCAACTTTTATATTTTAGTCCAAAAAGAGCACTAGAGAAAAGGTATGCAATTTATTCATTTTCCGTCCACAAAGAGAGCAAATTGGGCTTCCATTCATACCCCAATTGGATCAATCTTTCCTTAATTTGAAGTACTCTAACTGGATGGACTCAATTGTAAAATTAAGTGGTCCTGAGTGTAAATAATCAAACTTGATGGCCTTGACTTGTGAATCTCTTAACTAACTTCTCTTTCTGACCATATCCTCGTGGACTGTCAGTCTTCTTTcacttttgatccaaaaattgtTGTACTTTGTTTGAGTTACTAAAATGGCCAACAAAGTCTCCAACTTCTCGGATCTGATCCAACGTGTCACTGCTTCTTGCTTGCTCCACCCACTCTCCTCCAACGCCCACATCTCCAATGCTCATGACGAATCTGAAGATGACGACAAGTACACTACAGAAGacgaagaacaagaagaagaggaggaaaacACACCGTATAATGTGGAGACTGTGGAAAAGTTTGAGGTGAAAAAGGAGGACACACAAACGGAGAAAGTAATTGAAATGGAAATGCTGTTAGGTGAAGTGTTTGATGCAGTATCGGCAATGAAGAAGGCGTATGTTAGTCTACAGGAAGCGCATTGTCCTTGGGATCAGGATAAAATGCGCGTTGCTGACGTGGCTGTGGTATCTGAACTGCGAAGGCTTGGAGTGTTGAGGGAAAGATTTCGTCGGAATGTTGTTAGAAGTGGAAGCGGAAGAGGAGACTGGAGAGTCGGGGCGGCAACGTTGAGAGAAGTAGTGGCGCCGTATGAATCCGCTTTGGATGAACTGAAGCAAGAAGTGAAGACGAAAGAAATTGAGATTGATGATTTGAAGGAGAAGTTGAAAATGGCGACGCTGGTTAGCAGCAATAGTAATGGGAAGAAAAGTAAGTCGAAACGGAGAGTTAGCTGCAGCAGTCAAGCTCAGGTTAATGTGTTGCCGGCACCTGATTTGTTCGAAGCTACAGTGAGTTCAGTTAAAGAAGCGTCAAAATCTTTCACGAGTTTGCTTCTCTCTTTGATGCGTTCTGCTCACTGGGACATTGCGGCAGCAGTGAGATCCATTGAAGCTGCTTCATCCAACACCACCACTACACCAACGGCGGATTCAATTGTCGGAGCCAACCACGCAAAATACGCACTGGAATCTTATGTGAACCGAAAAATGTTCCAAGGATTCGATCACGAGACATTCTACATGGACGGAAGCTTATCATCACTGCTCCAGCCAGACCAACACCGCCGCGAGTGTTTTACACAGTACAGGGACATGAAAGCAATGGATCCAATGGAACTTCTGGGAATTCTCCCAACTTGTAGTTTTGGGAACTTCTGTTTCAAGAAGTATTTGGCTATAGTGCACCCCAAAATGGAGGAGTCTCTGTTTGGTGATTTGGAGCAGAGGCGTCAGGTGCTGGCTGGGAACCATCCAAGGAGTCAGTTTTACGGGGAGTTTCTTGCGCTAGCAAAGGCTGTTTGGCTGCTGCATTTGCTGGCCTTTTCTTTGGATCCTCCACCAAGTCATTTCGAGGCGAGCAATGGATCTGAGTTTCACCCCAAGTATATGGAAAGTGTGGTGAAGTATTCCATTTCCATGGGGATAGGAGGGAGAATGGGTAGTGGTTTAGTTGTCGGGTTTCCAGTTAGTCCCGGGTTTAAGCTCGGAAATGGATCAGTTGTTAAGGCCAGGGTTTATTTAGTCCCCAAAAATGGGTTTTAAGTTTTTTGGATGGACATAAATTAGTCCATGCACTACTTGCCTTGTCTATGTATTAGTCCTACTAGTtggtatcaaaaataacaaaagggTACATTTGGCTTTGGGATCATTTTTGTGCAAAAACAATGATTGAAATTATGTCTCTTGTTTACCGGTAAATTTAAAAAGCTTAGTATAATTTTTGCTCTGGTAGACTTAACAATGTAACGTTTGCTCGCCTTTGTGAAATGAATCTATCACCCAAATAACGGTTATCTTCGAACCTTAAATTCCACTTACTAATTTTTTGCAGTTTTTGGTACAACTTCACATATGCCCATCTTTTTTCTGTTTATTTTCTTGTTACTGATACATTGAGGTAATTTTGGACTTAGATTATGATGCTTCGAGGAAGTTAATGAAAGTCCCCTCTTTTGGGGACTAGGCCATAGGGTAGAAATtctgtgtgcatatatatatatgacgtTCATTTTCTTTTCAAGGTCATTGCTTTTTGAgttttctcttattctcaaagctCGAGGATGAGTTCACCAATGTTTATTTTCAATTATACTTATAGATAGCTTCTTTCCATGTTGATCCTATCAAGAAGGTAGATTCAGTGGGAAAGAATATACAACATTAATCTTAACAAGAAAACAATGTTAAGGTTCTTGATTGGATCAAGCTCCGGAAGATAGACTGTTTTAGTCTGTATGCTGTTCTCAGTGTGTTCAATAGAGTCTGCAATGTCTCCTATTTGCTTTGTGCAAACCAGATTCTGTTATTTTGCAATTGTTCTTTACCTGTATCTGCATAAGCTACAGAGTGCAGTGTCTACTATCTCAAGCTCATTGCTGTCATCTTTTTTTTTCCCGGCTCACTTGCTAGACTTGCCTTGTGCATGAATCTTGAATCCATTGACTATCAACCTTCCTTAGGCTCAGAACTGGTTCTGACAATTATTGTTCACTCTATTTCAGGTATTTGAATTATAATCCTAGTAACACAGTTCATGGCGTTATTCATGCACTCTCcttatatacaataaaaatatagatagagAAAGAGACATGAAATTGATGTATGCTCAATCACCTGAAGATTGTATATTTCTACATAACAACAAAACTGTGTATATAAAATTTACAGTAAATGGAATATCAACTGCTGATTAGCAGGAGAAAACAT comes from Capsicum annuum cultivar UCD-10X-F1 chromosome 2, UCD10Xv1.1, whole genome shotgun sequence and encodes:
- the LOC107859812 gene encoding protein GRAVITROPIC IN THE LIGHT 1, translated to MANKVSNFSDLIQRVTASCLLHPLSSNAHISNAHDESEDDDKYTTEDEEQEEEEENTPYNVETVEKFEVKKEDTQTEKVIEMEMLLGEVFDAVSAMKKAYVSLQEAHCPWDQDKMRVADVAVVSELRRLGVLRERFRRNVVRSGSGRGDWRVGAATLREVVAPYESALDELKQEVKTKEIEIDDLKEKLKMATLVSSNSNGKKSKSKRRVSCSSQAQVNVLPAPDLFEATVSSVKEASKSFTSLLLSLMRSAHWDIAAAVRSIEAASSNTTTTPTADSIVGANHAKYALESYVNRKMFQGFDHETFYMDGSLSSLLQPDQHRRECFTQYRDMKAMDPMELLGILPTCSFGNFCFKKYLAIVHPKMEESLFGDLEQRRQVLAGNHPRSQFYGEFLALAKAVWLLHLLAFSLDPPPSHFEASNGSEFHPKYMESVVKYSISMGIGGRMGSGLVVGFPVSPGFKLGNGSVVKARVYLVPKNGF